In the Vicinamibacterales bacterium genome, one interval contains:
- a CDS encoding TfoX/Sxy family protein, which translates to MPVSQGFTDFVVEQLEGCGVIGTKRMFGGVGIYCGETFFALIDNDVLYLKVDEVNRPDFERAGSGPFKPYGEDGETMQYYAVPVSVLEDGEELAKWGRRAIQAAERKKAAPRRGKPAARKRR; encoded by the coding sequence ATGCCAGTGAGCCAGGGATTCACCGACTTCGTCGTCGAGCAGCTGGAAGGATGCGGCGTGATCGGCACGAAGCGGATGTTCGGCGGCGTCGGGATCTATTGCGGCGAGACGTTCTTCGCGCTCATCGACAACGACGTGCTGTACCTGAAAGTGGACGAGGTGAACCGGCCGGACTTCGAGCGGGCCGGCTCCGGCCCGTTCAAGCCGTACGGCGAAGACGGGGAGACGATGCAGTATTACGCCGTCCCGGTGTCGGTGCTCGAGGACGGCGAAGAGCTGGCGAAATGGGGCCGCCGCGCCATCCAGGCGGCGGAGCGGAAGAAGGCGGCGCCGCGGCGCGGCAAACCGGCCGCGCGAAAGCGCCGCTGA